The following proteins are co-located in the Vigna unguiculata cultivar IT97K-499-35 chromosome 9, ASM411807v1, whole genome shotgun sequence genome:
- the LOC114164348 gene encoding dehydrogenase/reductase SDR family member on chromosome X-like isoform X3 codes for MGVDIFRVWDRHRHERKSRAEHQLNNAKPKMATSGLGLAAAYKLSKEGYVVAIVGRSQQLLSETIRKIKDSNEDAHLKAFQVDLSSIESIIKFKVSLRQWLLDSDLHCSLQLLINNAGILATSPRVTAEGYDQMIGTNYVGAFALTKLLLPLLESSPVSSKIVNVTSFTHRAVTDVQVDEGTVSGKRFLRSIQYPYAQIYEYSKLYLILFSTELHRQLCLMGKSHQIFVNVADPGVVQTNLMREVPTILSSLALRVLKFLHLLQFPESGVDSIIDAALAPPGTSGAYYFGGKGRTIKPSALSHNAKLARELWESTSKLLSVTPFGAEGNSW; via the exons GCAACGTCTGGCCTGGGATTAGCTGCTGCTTATAAACTTTCCAAGGAAGGATATGTTGTTGCTATTG TTGGACGTTCACAACAGCTATTGTCAGAG ACCATAAGAAAAATCAAAGATTCCAATGAAGATGCCCACCTCAAAGCTTTTCAGGTGGACCTGTCATCAATTGAATCAATCATAAAGTTCAAAGTGTCCTTGCGACAGTGGCTTTTGGATTCTGATTTGCACTGCTCACTACAACTACTGATAAACAATGCTGGAATACTTGCAACATCACCTAGAGTCACAGCTGAGGGCTATGATCA GATGATTGGTACAAATTATGTTGGTGCATTTGCTTTAACAAAGCTTCTACTACCACTTCTTGAAAGCAGCCCTGTATCTTCCAAAATTGTGAATGTGACATCCTTCACACATCGAGCTG TTACTGATGTGCAGGTTGATGAGGGAACTGTATCCGGGAAGAGATTTTTGAGATCTATACAATATCCATATGCACAAATATATGAGTATTCTAAAT TATACCTAATTCTTTTCTCGACGGAACTCCACCGACAGCTTTGCCTAATGGGAAAATCTCACCAGATATTTGTCAA TGTTGCGGATCCTGGAGTTGTGCAGACAAACCTCATGAGAGAAGTTCCAACCATCCTATCTAGTTTGGCACTACGTGTGTTGAAATTTCTGCATCTGTTGCAGTTCCCCGAGTCTGGGGTTGATTCTATTATTGATGCCGCCCTAGCTCCACCG GGAACATCAGGGGCTTATTACTTTGGGGGCAAAGGTAGGACTATCAAGCCTTCAGCACTTTCACATAACGCCAAATTAGCACGTGAGCTTTGGGAAAGTACAAGTAAGCTGCTGTCTGTGACCCCTTTTGGTGCTGAGGGAAACAGCTGGTAG
- the LOC114162876 gene encoding uncharacterized protein LOC114162876, with protein MMECNKDEAVRAKEIAERKFSEREYVGAKKFALKAQNLYPDLEDITQLLTTIDIYISAENKVSGEMDWYGILGVSPFADEEIVRKQYRKLALTLHPDKNKSLGAEGAFKLVSEAWSLLSDKTKRLEYNQKRSLKGFQHNTSNHVGSKSDAPSSNGFYNLKKNVTSNVRTGNNNGRAPSTAVPPPHKKADTFWTICNRCRTHYEYLRIYLNHTLLCPNCNEAFVAVERGPPPNVFKPTNWSSHQQRHQNSQHHAGSNNTNFQWGSHNRMAGFGSTDGSTSVAAQAASVVQQASEKVRREGSFHKAEKPMKKRRTDDIRINGYQGYMANHMTGGHGAAGLGSFSDSGKANLEAERNYGFSGLPGKHYSTRELSMFELRNMLMDKSRNVIRKKLQELKAMAEAKINRDKENKRQKSTLTTGSEKLREPAVNGNRHANMDSFPVRSDQAYVTINVPDPDFHNFDLDRDENSFAEDQVWAAYDDDDGMPRYYARIHKVISIKPFKMRISWLNSRSNSELGPIDWVGSGFYKTCGDFRTGKHEISESLNSFSHKVRWTKGLRGVVRIFPGKGEVWALYRNWSPDWNEHTPDEVIHKYDMVEVLEDFNEEHGILVTPLVKVSGFRTVFQRHADRDQERRILKEEMFRFSHQVPNCLLTGQEAQNAPKGCRELDPAATPLDLLQITTEANEISDNA; from the coding sequence ATGATGGAGTGCAACAAAGATGAGGCAGTTAGGGCCAAAGAAATAGCAGAGAGGAAATTTTCAGAAAGGGAATATGTTGGTGCAAAGAAATTTGCTCTCAAGGCTCAAAATCTGTATCCTGATTTGGAGGATATTACCCAGCTTTTGACAAcgattgatatttatatatctgCTGAGAATAAAGTAAGTGGAGAAATGGATTGGTATGGTATACTTGGAGTGAGTCCCTTTGCTGACGAGGAGATTGTCAGGAAGCAATACAGGAAGCTGGCTCTCACCCTTCACCCTGACAAAAACAAGTCTTTGGGCGCAGAGGGTGCATTTAAGCTGGTTTCAGAGGCATGGAGTTTGTTATCAGATAAGACCAAGAGACTCGAGTATAACCAGAAGAGGAGTTTGAAAGGATTCCAGCATAATACTTCCAACCATGTTGGATCTAAGTCAGATGCACCCAGTTCAAATggtttttacaatttaaagaaGAATGTCACTTCAAATGTCAGGACTGGAAATAATAATGGTCGGGCACCTTCAACTGCTGTTCCTCCTCCACATAAAAAGGCTGATACCTTTTGGACTATCTGCAACCGGTGCAGGACACATTATGAATATCTCAGGATTTATTTGAATCACACCCTTTTATGTCCAAACTGTAATGAAGCTTTTGTTGCTGTGGAGAGGGGTCCACCACCAAATGTTTTTAAGCCAACAAATTGGTCTTCTCATCAACAACGACATCAAAATTCTCAACACCATGCTGGAAGTAATAATACAAACTTTCAGTGGGGTTCTCACAATAGAATGGCTGGTTTTGGTAGCACAGACGGATCAACATCTGTTGCAGCTCAAGCAGCAAGTGTTGTGCAGCAGGCAAGTGAGAAAGTAAGGAGAGAGGGTTCTTTTCACAAAGCTGAAAAACCTATGAAAAAAAGGAGGACAGATGATATTCGAATTAATGGCTATCAAGGATACATGGCTAATCATATGACTGGGGGACATGGAGCAGCTGGCTTGGGAAGCTTTTCTGACTCAGGAAAGGCCAACTTGGAAGCAGAAAGGAATTATGGTTTTTCTGGTCTGCCTGGCAAGCATTACAGCACAAGGGAATTGTCAATGTTTGAATTACGAAACATGTTGATGGACAAGTCACGCAATGTAATTCGTAAGAAACTTCAAGAATTGAAAGCAATGGCTGAAGCTAAGATTAACAGggataaagaaaataagagacAGAAAAGCACATTAACAACTGGTTCAGAAAAGCTGAGAGAGCCTGCTGTCAATGGTAACAGGCATGCAAACATGGATTCTTTCCCTGTCAGAAGTGATCAAGCTTATGTTACCATCAATGTTCCAGACCCTGATTTTCATAACTTTGATTTGGACAGAGATGAAAATTCCTTTGCTGAGGACCAGGTGTGGGCTGCgtacgatgatgatgatggaatGCCTCGATATTATGCTAGAATTCACAAGGTGATCTCTATAAAGCCCTTTAAAATGCGGATCAGTTGGCTTAATTCTCGAAGCAACAGTGAATTGGGCCCAATAGATTGGGTGGGCTCTGGTTTTTATAAGACTTGTGGGGATTTCAGAACTGGCAAGCATGAAATATCTGAATCATTAAATTCTTTCTCTCACAAGGTTAGGTGGACAAAAGGCCTTAGAGGTGTTGTTCGCATCTTTCCTGGAAAGGGGGAAGTCTGGGCTCTTTACAGGAACTGGTCTCCTGATTGGAATGAACACACCCCAGATGAAGTGATACACAAGTATGATATGGTGGAGGTGCTCGAAGATTTCAATGAAGAACATGGCATATTAGTTACCCCTCTAGTTAAGGTGTCTGGTTTTAGGACTGTGTTTCAAAGGCATGCAGATCGTGATCAGGAGAGGAGGATTCTTAAAGAGGAGATGTTTCGATTCTCTCATCAGGTTCCTAATTGCTTGTTGACTGGCCAAGAAGCTCAGAATGCTCCAAAGGGTTGTCGAGAGTTGGATCCAGCCGCTACTCCTTTAGACCTCCTTCAGATAACCACAGAAGCTAATGAGATATCAGATAATGCATAG